TTTAAATCTGCAAAGGCAATTTCCGGCTCAATCATCCAAAACTCTGCGGCATGGCGGGTTGTATTGGAGTTTTCAGCTCGGAAAGTAGGGCCAAAGGTATAAATTTTTCCAAAGGCCAGGGCAAAGGTTTCCCCCTCCAGCTGACCTGATACAGTTAGATTTGTGCTTTTTCCAAAAAAGTCCTGCTTCCAGTCAATCTGCCCGCCCACTGTTTTCGGCGGATTTTCTAAATCCAAAGTGGTAACACGGAACATCTCTCCGGCGCCCTCGCAGTCCGACCCGGTAATCAGCGGGGTGTGAACATAGACAAAGCCCCTGTCGTGAAAAAACTGATGAATGGCAAACGCCGCCTCGCTTCTAACACGAAAAACCGCCCGAAAAAGGTTTGTCCGCGGCCTTAAATATGCCTGCTCCCGCAAAAACTCCGGCGTGTGGCGTTTGTTTTGCAGGGGAAAGTCCGGCGTAGACGCGCCTTCAATGTGAACGGTTTCCGCCTTCAGCTCAAAGGGCTGTTTCATATTGGGCGTTAATTCTATTTTTCCTGAAACAACAAGCGCCGCACCAATGTTCTGCTTGCTGATTTCATCGTAATTTAAAATGCTTTCCCGCTCAAGCACCACCTGAATTCCGCGAAAACAACTTCCGTCGTTTAGATCGATAAATCCAAAGGCTTTTCCGACCCGGTTGTTTTTTATCCAGCCGCAGACGATAACCTGCTTCCCTGAATAGCGTTCAGGCGATGTGTAAATATCTTTTATGTTGTCATGTTCCATTTTTATTACTCCTTTTTTGCTGTCGTGCCTTGCCCAAATAGGCCTCTTTCACGCTTTCGTCCCGCAGAAGCGCTTTCCCCGTCCCCTTTTTTACCAGCCTTCCGGTTTCTAAAACATAAGCCGTGTCGGCGCAGGAAAGTGCCAGGTTTGCGTTCTGTTCAATTAAAAGAACGGTGATGCCCTCATTGCGGATTTCTTTTATTATATCAAAAATATCTTTTACAATCAATGGGGCAAGCCCTAAAGATGGCTCATCCATCATAATCAGCTCCGGCCGGCTCATCAGGGCGCGGCCAAGCGCCAGCATTTGCTGTTCGCCGCCGGACAGCGTGCCGGAAAGCTGCCACCTGCGCTCTTTCAGCCTCGGGAAAAGCGAATAGATGTGCTGCATACTTTCTTTTAAATCGTCTTTTCTTAGATATGCGCCGATTTTTAAATTTTCTTTCACAGTGAGGTTGGCAAACACCCTCCTGCCCTCCGGCACCAGTGCAATTCCCTGTTTCACGATTTCATGGGGCGGTTTGGCCGCAATGTTTTGCCCCTTAAAAAAAATACAGCCGCTTTTTGGTTTTACCAAACCGGCGGCGGATTTCAAAACTGTGCTTTTGCCGGCTCCGTTTGCTCCCACCAGCGTTACAATTTCCCCTTCCGGAACAGAGAGCGACACGTTTTTTACCGCCTCAATGCCGCCGTAGGATACAGTGAGGTTTTCAATTGTCAAAAGGTCACCCATCCTCTGCCCCTCCCAAATAGGCGTCAATCACGGCCTGGTTTTGCTGAATTTCCTCCGGTGTGCCGCTGGCTAAGAGCTTTCCGAAATCTACCACATATATTTTGTCGGAAATTCCCATCACCATGTCCATATGGTGCTCAATCAGCAAAATTGTCAGCTCATAGCGGCTGCGGATTTTTAAAATAAATTCCGCCAATTCTTCCGATTCCTGTGGATTCATTCCCGCAGCCGGCTCGTCCAGCAGCAAAAGCTTTGGGCCTGTTGCCAGTGCACGAACAATTTCCAGTTGCCGCTGCTTGCCATAAGAAAGTGAAGATGCCGGCATATTTTGAAGCTGTTCCAAGCCAATACTTTTTAAAAGCGCGGCGCTCTTTTCCCGCATGCCTGCTTCTTCTTTATGGTTTATCCGAAACACGGCGGAGAATACATTGCTTGTTCTTCTCACGTGCATTGCCGTAAGCACATTTTCAAACACAGTCATAGAGCGAAACAGGCGAATGTTTTGAAAGGTGCGGGCAATGCCCAGCTTTGTAATTTCGTCCGGCCGTTTTAACATTATTTTTGTATATTTTTCTCTGTTTTCGCCTGCATAAAGCCGCTTCATTTTTCCCTTTGGATAATTCTCAATCATTTTTTCACCGTCAAACGAAACCACGCCGTTGGTAGGCGCATATACGCCGGTAATTACGTTAAACACAGTGGATTTTCCTGCTCCGTTCGGGCCAATGAGCGACACAATTTCACCTTTTTTAACCGTAAGGGACAGGTTATTCACCGCAACCACGCCGCCGAACTGCATGGTGACGTCGTTTAAAGAGAGCAGATTCATGGTTTTACCTCCTTATTTTTATAAGAGATGTGTTTCAGCCTGCCTGCAAACCGCGATATGGAAAATTCCTTTCTGCCCATAATTCCCTTTTGAAAAAACAGGACCACTAACATGACCAAAACAGAGAATACCACCCTGCGAAACCCCGGCCTGAGCAGCGGAATTTGAAAGCTGCCGATATATTGCTCCGTGTCTAAAAACCGCAGCCACCACTCATTCGCCGCCACAAACAAAAACGCGCTTAAACAGCTGCCCGTGACAGAACCGATTCCGCCGATTACAACAATTAGCAAAATCTCATAAGTCATGGCTGCCTTAAAGGCTGAGGCCTGCACCGTCATTTGAAACATTGCAAGCAGTGCGCCGGATATGCCTGCAAAAAAGGAGCTGATGCAAAACGCCAGCCGCTTGTGCCGGGCAAGATGAATTCCCATTGCTTCTGCCGCTGTTTCGTCGTCGCGGATAGCGCAAAGCGCACGCCCGTATGTGGAGCGGATAAACAGCACAATCACCGCAATGCAAGCGCCGGAAACAACAAATGGAAACAGTGTGGAGTCATACGTTTGAAATTTTCTGAGCAGATTGGAACCGTTGGTCACCGGCCCAAGCGCATCCCATTGAAACACAGCCCGAA
This region of Congzhengia minquanensis genomic DNA includes:
- the asnS gene encoding asparagine--tRNA ligase — translated: MEHDNIKDIYTSPERYSGKQVIVCGWIKNNRVGKAFGFIDLNDGSCFRGIQVVLERESILNYDEISKQNIGAALVVSGKIELTPNMKQPFELKAETVHIEGASTPDFPLQNKRHTPEFLREQAYLRPRTNLFRAVFRVRSEAAFAIHQFFHDRGFVYVHTPLITGSDCEGAGEMFRVTTLDLENPPKTVGGQIDWKQDFFGKSTNLTVSGQLEGETFALAFGKIYTFGPTFRAENSNTTRHAAEFWMIEPEIAFADLNDNMNLAWDMIQYIIQYVLKHCPQEIEFFNQFVDRGLKERLCALAASDYEKITYTEAVLLLKSSNAAFQYPVEWGSDLQTEHERFLTEQIFKKPVFVVDYPKEIKSFYMRLNDDGKTVAAMDLLVPGVGEIIGGSQREERLDLLVERMKELSLEEKDYWWYLNLRRYGGTKHAGFGLGFERIIMYLTGVSNIRDVIPYPRTVKNAEF
- a CDS encoding ABC transporter ATP-binding protein is translated as MGDLLTIENLTVSYGGIEAVKNVSLSVPEGEIVTLVGANGAGKSTVLKSAAGLVKPKSGCIFFKGQNIAAKPPHEIVKQGIALVPEGRRVFANLTVKENLKIGAYLRKDDLKESMQHIYSLFPRLKERRWQLSGTLSGGEQQMLALGRALMSRPELIMMDEPSLGLAPLIVKDIFDIIKEIRNEGITVLLIEQNANLALSCADTAYVLETGRLVKKGTGKALLRDESVKEAYLGKARQQKRSNKNGT
- a CDS encoding ABC transporter ATP-binding protein, which encodes MNLLSLNDVTMQFGGVVAVNNLSLTVKKGEIVSLIGPNGAGKSTVFNVITGVYAPTNGVVSFDGEKMIENYPKGKMKRLYAGENREKYTKIMLKRPDEITKLGIARTFQNIRLFRSMTVFENVLTAMHVRRTSNVFSAVFRINHKEEAGMREKSAALLKSIGLEQLQNMPASSLSYGKQRQLEIVRALATGPKLLLLDEPAAGMNPQESEELAEFILKIRSRYELTILLIEHHMDMVMGISDKIYVVDFGKLLASGTPEEIQQNQAVIDAYLGGAEDG
- a CDS encoding branched-chain amino acid ABC transporter permease; translation: MSKKNNFILSGLLIAALLIGIYVLEQILPPTEMVFVVLQKGAIYALVAVSMNLLNGFTGLFSLGQAGFMLIGAYTYAIFTIPEVLKPSVYLYFGGGAIHFTLPVLAAIVLAGLAAAFFAYLIGLPVLRLKSDYLAIATLGFAEIIRAVFQWDALGPVTNGSNLLRKFQTYDSTLFPFVVSGACIAVIVLFIRSTYGRALCAIRDDETAAEAMGIHLARHKRLAFCISSFFAGISGALLAMFQMTVQASAFKAAMTYEILLIVVIGGIGSVTGSCLSAFLFVAANEWWLRFLDTEQYIGSFQIPLLRPGFRRVVFSVLVMLVVLFFQKGIMGRKEFSISRFAGRLKHISYKNKEVKP